A region from the Aeromicrobium choanae genome encodes:
- the amaB gene encoding L-piperidine-6-carboxylate dehydrogenase: protein MTIAAHVTSIFERIGAPVGFDSEGDIVCRTPIDGSELGRLQADSATSVGEKVGRAHAAFEQWRTVPAPTRGAFVRELGNLLREHKDDLGALVTIEAGKILSEGQGEVQEMIDICDLAVGLSRQLHGLTIASERPGHRMMEQWHPLGVVGVISAFNFPVAVWSWNAALAFVCGDSVVWKPSEKTVLTALACRAIADEAARRAGAPEGLLQVVVGAREVGEALVDDPRVPLVSATGSTRMGKEVAPRVAARLGRSLLELGGNNAAIIAPTADLDLAVRGIVFSAVGTAGQRCTSLRRVIVHESVKDELLQRLVAAYETLPIGSPLDSGTLVGPLIDGSAAAGFEKALDQVRSDGGTVLTGGTRAEAVEGGHYVHPAIVDMPEQTEIVRTETFAPLLYVLTYRDLDEAIALHNAVDQGLSSAIFTMDVREAELFVSATGSDCGIANVNIGTSGAEIGGAFGGEKDTGGGRESGSDAWRNYMRRTTNTINYSTELPLAQGVDFG from the coding sequence ATGACCATCGCAGCGCACGTCACGAGCATCTTCGAGCGGATCGGGGCGCCCGTCGGGTTCGACTCCGAGGGCGACATCGTCTGCAGGACGCCGATCGACGGCTCGGAGCTGGGCCGCCTCCAGGCCGACTCCGCCACCTCGGTGGGCGAGAAGGTCGGCCGGGCCCACGCCGCGTTCGAGCAGTGGCGCACCGTGCCCGCTCCCACCCGCGGCGCCTTCGTGCGCGAGCTGGGCAACCTGCTGCGCGAGCACAAGGACGACCTCGGCGCGCTCGTCACGATCGAGGCCGGGAAGATCCTGTCCGAGGGCCAGGGCGAGGTCCAGGAGATGATCGACATCTGCGACCTGGCCGTGGGCCTCTCGCGCCAGCTGCACGGCCTGACGATCGCCAGCGAGCGACCGGGTCACCGGATGATGGAGCAGTGGCACCCGCTGGGCGTCGTGGGCGTCATCAGCGCCTTCAACTTCCCGGTCGCCGTGTGGTCGTGGAACGCGGCACTCGCCTTCGTGTGCGGCGACAGCGTCGTGTGGAAGCCGTCGGAGAAGACCGTGCTGACGGCCCTGGCCTGCCGCGCCATCGCGGACGAGGCCGCGCGTCGCGCCGGCGCCCCGGAGGGGCTGCTGCAGGTCGTCGTGGGCGCCCGTGAGGTGGGCGAGGCCCTGGTCGACGACCCGCGCGTGCCGCTCGTCTCGGCCACCGGCTCCACCCGGATGGGCAAGGAGGTCGCGCCCCGCGTGGCCGCTCGCCTCGGTCGCAGCCTGCTCGAGCTCGGTGGCAACAATGCCGCGATCATCGCGCCCACCGCCGACCTCGACCTCGCGGTGCGCGGCATCGTGTTCTCCGCCGTCGGCACCGCCGGCCAGCGCTGCACCTCGCTGCGTCGCGTCATCGTGCACGAGTCGGTCAAGGACGAGCTGCTCCAGCGACTCGTCGCGGCCTACGAGACCCTGCCGATCGGCTCGCCGCTGGACTCCGGGACGCTCGTCGGCCCGCTGATCGACGGCTCCGCCGCAGCCGGGTTCGAGAAGGCGCTCGACCAGGTCCGCTCCGACGGTGGCACGGTGCTCACCGGCGGCACCCGGGCCGAGGCTGTCGAGGGCGGCCACTACGTGCACCCGGCGATCGTCGACATGCCCGAGCAGACCGAGATCGTGCGCACCGAGACGTTCGCGCCGCTGCTGTACGTGCTGACCTACCGCGACCTCGACGAGGCCATCGCGCTGCACAACGCCGTCGACCAGGGCCTGTCGAGCGCGATCTTCACGATGGACGTCCGCGAGGCCGAGCTGTTCGTCTCGGCGACGGGCTCGGACTGCGGCATCGCCAACGTCAACATCGGCACTTCTGGCGCGGAGATCGGCGGCGCGTTCGGCGGCGAGAAGGACACCGGCGGCGGCCGCGAGTCCGGCTCGGACGCGTGGCGGAACTACATGCGCCGCACGACCAACACGATCAACTACTCCACCGAGCTGCCGCTGGCCCAAGGCGTCGACTTCGGCTGA